The following proteins come from a genomic window of Montipora foliosa isolate CH-2021 chromosome 2, ASM3666993v2, whole genome shotgun sequence:
- the LOC137992919 gene encoding tumor necrosis factor receptor superfamily member 6-like — protein MNVIMSSLSVLILFFLFVHSAPFGSGQVTSERRCQWIQLKMLFPKGIKCRNCPECPEGLGLLPQCGSRITTDEAVECTECQEGKSYSDTHDISSCKPCTTCDPNEETISPCTRTKNAICGKCNAGKFWKTGIFPKFAFLHVPVYLPVLASEVEVVTT, from the exons ATGAACGTCATCATGTCCTCTCTCTCTGTGCTGATTCTCTTTTTCCTGTTTGTACACAGTGCTCCATTTG gttcaGGGCAAGTAACATCAGAAAGAAGGTGCCAATGGATTCAACTTAAGATGTTATTTCCCAAGGGAATCAAATGCCGAAACTGCCCAGAATGTCCCGAGGGTCTTGGGTTACTCCCGCAGTGTGGATCACGCATAACGACTGATGAAGCTGTGGAATGTACCGAGTGCCAGGAGGGCAAAAGCTACTCTGACACGCACGATATATCTTCATGTAAGCCTTGCACCACCTGTGACCCTAATGAGGAAACAATCAGTCCTTGTACTCGAACAAAAAATGCAATTTGCGGGAAGTGCAATGCGGG GAAGTTCTGGAAAACTGGGATCTTTCCTAAGTTTGCTTTCCTTCATGTACCAGTTTACCTGCCGGTACTTGCAAGTGAAG TTGAAGTTGTTACAACATAA
- the LOC137992916 gene encoding uncharacterized protein, producing the protein MATKFSVLNKRTGSKMSVLTIASLLSFFENENKSVSRGENHFKSNHVESFSASQGVLKGQVHASMKKKVYNVTIYLDQNNAIKSSECECPRGVYKCSHAAALFIYGIYNWSRTDVECSWKKRNAPDISRKSIAEMFPPAKPGYTALLRQPNQGDREALYSELRAYGKFTGLCWLLSPEPKQLGDLPVSTVEEVIFSEEFLTLSTAAEQLEFIKRKLKVEQEIVNQISSLTVGQRNNPSWHLVRKGRLTASNFGSVINAKRVTPSLIKRLLGEYDISRVKAVAWGVTNEAEAIKTFTAKTHLEVAETGVWLDESGVLGASPDGFVGEDHVLEAKCSYTFRNASIEEALKSETFCLEQKEDGSYSLKRNHVYWHQVQGQMYLAKRN; encoded by the exons ATGGCAACCAAATTTTCTGTTCTAAACAAACGCACGGGAAGCAAGATGTCGGTGCTGACAATTGCGTCCCTGCTTTCTTTCTTCGAAAATGAGAATAAATCCGTTTCAAGAGGTGAAAATCACTTCAAATCAAACCATGTGGAAAGCTTTAGTGCAAGTCAAGGTGTTTTGAAGGGACAAGTTCACGCTAGTATGAAGAAAAAAGTGTATAATGTGACG atataCCTTGACCAAAACAATGCGATTAAATCGAGCGAGTGCGAGTGTCCTCGGGGAGTTTATAAATGCAGCCATGCTGCAGCTCTGTTCATCTACGGAATTTATAACTGGAGTCGGACTGATGTTGAGTGTTCATGGAAAAAACGGAATGCACCTGATATTTCTCGGAAATCTATTGCTGAAATGTTTCCTCCAGCAAAGCCAGGATATACAGCCTTACTCCGACAACCAAATCAAGGAGATCGAGAAGCGCTGTATTCAGAGCTCCGAGCGTATGGAAAGTTCACTGGCCTATGCTGGCTGTTAAGCCCTGAGCCAAAACAACTGGGGGATCTACCTGTCTCAACAGTGGAAGAGGTTATTTTTTCCGAAGAATTTCTCACCTTATCTACTGCTGCTGAACAACTTGAGTTTATCAAACGAAAATTAAAGGTAGAGCAAGAAATTGTAAATCAAATCAGTTCTTTAACTGTCGGTCAGCGAAACAATCCCTCCTGGCATTTAGTCAGGAAGGGGCGTTTGACTGCAAGTAATTTTGGCTCCGTCATCAATGCTAAGAGGGTCACCCCATCCCTTATTAAGCGTCTCTTGGGAGAATATGACATTTCACGTGTCAAAGCTGTGGCATGGGGAGTCACAAATGAGGCTGAAGCCATCAAAACATTTACTGCCAAAACCCATCTTGAAGTTGCTGAGACAGGGGTGTGGCTTGACGAATCAGGCGTTCTTGGAGCTTCCCCTGATGGATTCGTGGGTGAAGACCATGTTCTAGAGGCGAAGTGTTCCTATACCTTCAGAAATGCGAGTATTGAGGAAGCTTTGAAAAGTGAGACATTTTGTCTGGAGCAAAAAGAGGACGGGTCATACTCGCTAAAAAGGAATCATGTCTACTGGCACCAAGTGCAAGGGCAAATGTACTTAGCCAAACGAAATtaa
- the LOC137992917 gene encoding 52 kDa repressor of the inhibitor of the protein kinase-like, with the protein MLRLRCTSRELVNMASLSGQVERQPVCRKEDCSPFDIGTVYKGIASFSDAEKFRFIESVWKPDLLFEFPASKETSGKQRKFRQEWLVKYPWLVYSKYLDGAFCLPCVCFGMECGRNGAKLDKLFRSPLTFWTTACSRMESHASGKSEIHKFSVMAMQNFLSEMRRQTTPIDQQLNRLIQAQIDENREKMKSIVKTVIFCGQNNIPLRGKRDDNPDDRNLQGNFQALLEFRIDSGDLKLKEHLENAPRNATYRSKTIQNEIIETVGNYISSKIIAEVKQSRMFSVMADEAADVSNKENLSLVLRYVDSSKNIREEFVGFYLCGEETTGNAIKELIINTVRDLGLTMDNCRGQSYDGAGNMAGRYVGASTLIQNQFPKAIYVHCMNHRLNLCVADTCSLSMVQNMMGTVRKLSEFFSNSPKRQHHLVDKIKELLPNSNHRILIDVCRTRWIARIDGLDRIVELLVPVLSTLEDVQLNKDKNGVVRAGTWNPKSRDDARSLLNAVTFGFIVTLVIVKYILNLTRPATVKLQSEEMDILKAEQEITTLQNALKDMQTNIEGHHHRLFDEAVQLSQKVGLEPSRPRIVQRQIFRSNCPASNPEAYYRINLTQVFLDHCLQQLQSRFPQGAYVCFKGFSVIPSVLLKTPSTWKAQIQEFCHHYARDLPNVVGLPAELELWQRIWTEKKEKAEDIPEKIANTLKSVDPVSFPNIFTILKILATIPVTSCSCERSISCLRYLKNYLRATMGEERLNGLALMHAHRDIPLDLDEIINLFASLHPRRMRMANILCSDSRDD; encoded by the coding sequence ATGCTGCGTTTGCGGTGCACTAGTCGTGAACTAGTCAATATGGCGTCACTTTCAGGGCAGGTCGAGCGTCAGCCTGTTTGTCGAAAGGAAGATTGTTCACCGTTTGATATCGGTACTGTGTATAAAGGCATTGCTTCGTTTTCCGATGCTGAAAAGTTTCGATTTATTGAAAGCGTTTGGAAGCCAGATCTGCTGTTCGAGTTTCCGGCTTCGAAAGAAACTTCTGGAAAGCAGCGAAAGTTTCGACAGGAATGGCTCGTGAAATACCCTTGGCTTGTTTATTCAAAGTATTTAGATGGTGCGTTTTGTTTGCCTTGTGTCTGTTTCGGAATGGAGTGTGGCAGAAATGGCGCCAAATTAGACAAACTGTTCCGATCCCCGCTTACATTTTGGACAACGGCGTGTAGCAGGATGGAAAGTCACGCGAGCGGAAAGTCAGAAATTCACAAATTTTCTGTTATGGCAATGCAGAATTTCTTGAGTGAAATGAGAAGGCAAACTACCCCCATTGATCAGCAGTTGAACCGGTTGATACAAGCCCAGATCGATGAAAatagagagaaaatgaaatcgaTTGTGAAAACTGTAATCTTTTGTGGTCAAAACAACATTCCGTTGAGGGGGAAACGAGATGACAACCCTGATGACAGAAATCTTCAAGGAAACTTTCAAGCCCTTCTGGAGTTCCGTATCGACAGTGGCGATTTAAAACTTAAGGAACATCTCGAGAATGCGCCAAGAAATGCCACCTACCGTTCGAAAACGATACAGAACGAGATTATCGAGACCGTGGGGAATTATATTTCTTCAAAGATCATTGCGGAAGTTAAACAAAGCAGAATGTTTTCTGTTATGGCTGACGAGGCAGCGGatgtttccaacaaagaaaaccTGTCTCTTGTTCTCCGTTATGTCGACTCTTCAAAGAATATTCGAgaggagtttgttggtttttacCTTTGTGGAGAGGAAACAACCGGTAACGCAATCAAGGAGTTGATAATTAATACAGTGCGTGACCTTGGTTTGACCATGGATAATTGTAGAGGTCAATCTTATGATGGTGCTGGAAACATGGCAGGCAGGTACGTTGGTGCATCAACATTAATCCAAAATCAGTTTCCCAAAGCGATTTACGTTCATTGCATGAATCACCGTCTCAATCTATGCGTGGCTGATACCTGCTCACTATCGATGGTTCAGAATATGATGGGTACTGTTAGGAAACTCTCCGAATTTTTTAGTAACTCGCCTAAGCGTCAGCATCATCTTGTTGACAAGATTAAGGAACTATTACCCAACAGCAATCACAGAATTTTAATTGACGTTTGTCGCACTCGGTGGATTGCCCGTATTGATGGTTTAGATAGAATTGTTGAGCTCTTAGTCCCAGTTTTGTCAACATTAGAAGATGTGCAGCTCAACAAGGATAAGAATGGTGTTGTTCGTGCTGGTACTTGGAATCCCAAGAGTCGGGATGATGCACGGTCTTTACTTAATGCTGTCACTTTTGGATTTATTGTGACGCTTGTTATTGTTAAGTATATACTAAATTTAACAAGGCCTGCCACAGTTAAGCTGCAAAGTGAAGAAATGGACATTCTCAAGGCCGAGCAGGAAATTACCACTCTACAGAATGCCCTTAAAGACATGCAGACGAACATTGAGGGTCATCATCATCGGTTGTTTGATGAGGCTGTGCAACTTTCCCAGAAAGTTGGTCTTGAACCTAGCAGACCAAGAATTGTTCAGCGCCAAATTTTTCGTAGCAACTGCCCTGCATCAAATCCAGAGGCATACTATCGAATCAACCTTACGCAAGTGTTTTTGGACCATTGCTTGCAGCAACTTCAATCAAGATTTCCTCAAGGAGCCTATGTGTGTTTTAAAGGGTTTTCTGTCATACCATCTGTTCTCCTGAAAACTCCATCAACCTGGAAAGCTCAGATTCAAGAGTTTTGTCATCACTATGCACGCGATCTTCCGAACGTTGTTGGCCTGCCTGCGGAGTTGGAGTTGTGGCAAAGAATATGgacagagaagaaagaaaaggcagAAGACATCCCTGAAAAGATTGCCAATACTTTGAAAAGTGTTGATCCAGTTTCTTTTCCAAACATCTTCACCATCCTAAAGATTCTTGCAACGATTCCTGTTACATCCTGTTCCTGTGAGAGATCAATATCTTGCCTTCGTTATCTTAAGAATTATCTAAGGGCCACAATGGGAGAAGAGAGATTGAATGGTTTGGCGCTTATGCATGCTCATAGGGACATTCCTTTGGATTTGGATGAAATCATTAACTTATTTGCGTCTCTCCATCCAAGACGAATGAGAATGGCCAACATTTTATGCAGTGATTCAAGGGATGATTAA